The following proteins come from a genomic window of Fibrobacter sp.:
- a CDS encoding glycosyltransferase family 2 protein: MPTYISIVIPSYNEAESLPKLIEEIREVMEAKKYSYEIIIIDDGSTDNTRELLDSISASDKNCKVIHFRRNSGQTAAMMAGIDHCRGDIIIPIDADLQNDPADIPLLIDKLNEGYDVCSGWRVNRKDNTILRTFPSVIANFFIRLISGVKLNDYGCTLKAYRREIMQDIRLYGEMHRFVPIYASWNGARVTQIPVNHRPRQYGKSKYGLKRTVKVALDLVVVKFIQAYFQKPIYVFGGFGLFSFLLSLLTFGGMVYFKYFGGKSFIQTPLPLLAILFLLIGVISIFMGLLAQINMMTYYESQGRKSYQIAYTRNLEHLS; the protein is encoded by the coding sequence ATCCCAACCTATATCTCCATCGTTATACCGTCATACAATGAGGCTGAGAGTCTTCCAAAACTGATTGAAGAAATCAGGGAAGTGATGGAAGCAAAAAAGTACAGCTATGAAATAATTATCATCGATGACGGTTCGACAGATAATACCCGGGAACTGCTTGACAGCATTTCTGCCTCGGATAAGAACTGTAAAGTGATTCACTTCAGGAGAAACTCAGGGCAGACCGCGGCAATGATGGCAGGGATAGATCATTGCAGGGGTGATATAATCATACCTATCGACGCGGATCTGCAGAATGACCCTGCGGATATCCCTTTACTTATTGATAAGCTTAACGAAGGGTATGATGTCTGCTCGGGGTGGAGAGTAAACCGCAAAGACAATACAATCCTGCGCACCTTCCCAAGTGTAATCGCCAACTTTTTCATCCGGTTAATATCTGGTGTAAAGCTCAATGACTACGGATGCACCCTTAAGGCATATCGACGTGAAATAATGCAGGATATTCGCCTTTACGGAGAGATGCACAGGTTTGTTCCGATTTACGCAAGCTGGAACGGAGCCAGAGTAACACAGATCCCGGTAAATCACCGCCCAAGACAGTATGGGAAATCAAAATACGGTCTGAAAAGAACTGTAAAGGTAGCACTTGACCTTGTTGTTGTAAAATTCATCCAGGCTTATTTCCAGAAGCCAATCTATGTCTTCGGTGGATTCGGCCTTTTCAGTTTTCTTCTGTCTTTGCTTACATTCGGGGGAATGGTCTATTTCAAATATTTCGGCGGGAAGAGTTTTATTCAGACTCCATTACCACTTCTGGCGATATTATTCCTGCTAATCGGTGTCATCTCCATTTTTATGGGCCTTCTGGCGCAGATAAACATGATGACCTACTATGAATCTCAGGGCAGGAAATCCTACCAGATTGCTTACACCAGGAACCTGGAGCATCTTTCCTGA
- a CDS encoding RNA-binding protein — protein sequence MPKKLFVGNLPFSSSEESIRALFSQYGEVISVKIPTDQMTGRPRGFAFVEMENADTAIAELNNYSFEGRNIKVDVAQERPRSGGGGHGGYNRGGRGGRDGGRRNNW from the coding sequence ATGCCTAAGAAACTTTTTGTCGGAAATCTTCCGTTTTCCAGTTCGGAAGAATCTATCAGGGCACTTTTTTCCCAGTACGGAGAGGTAATATCTGTGAAGATCCCTACCGATCAGATGACCGGGAGACCCCGCGGGTTCGCATTTGTGGAAATGGAGAATGCAGACACTGCAATAGCCGAACTGAACAACTACAGCTTTGAAGGAAGGAATATCAAGGTTGATGTTGCTCAGGAACGTCCAAGGTCCGGTGGTGGTGGACATGGTGGTTATAACCGTGGCGGCCGTGGCGGAAGAGACGGGGGAAGAAGGAACAACTGGTAA
- a CDS encoding B12-binding domain-containing radical SAM protein — MDSWSAEIIDENSFHRNSLRLPDGSVDHRSLQSLRKADVVGFYGGLTSTIPRLYSIAKICKEMGIVTIAGGQHFNDETLQEALNSGIDVVVLGEGEVTISELLAAFDSGKPLEEVKGIAFLQDGKIVNTGYRDPIVDFSSFPLPDFSLVHHAKISLYPVERIRGCGMECEFCTVKGRPRPSPPERLMSQISRLAETRKARKFFIVDDLFGQQREETLRFCRMLADYKERLGLKLDFTAQIRLDKGHDSELLTAMRNAGINTVAIGFESPVREDLETMNKHLRQQEMVSLVKAYRKHGFFIHGMFIFGYPSLEKPQGKDEIPMKERVKVFREFIKKARLDTIQVLLPVPLPGTELRKRLQENNRVYDNSVVGWEYYDGNFPLFEPDPPFSPVQLQSASQKITGGFYRFKNILWIILNIFSFSSMIFFLHDIKLGWKLWYRRWRNSVLRFGGWITFKNWTSDFKRNVFSDKINYARASLCSRGKSPRAGKQMSSMIDSVK; from the coding sequence ATGGATTCCTGGAGCGCGGAAATCATCGATGAGAACAGTTTTCATCGTAACTCCCTGCGCCTGCCTGACGGCAGTGTTGACCACAGGTCACTTCAGAGCCTCCGCAAAGCGGATGTTGTTGGATTTTACGGCGGACTCACAAGCACCATACCACGTCTTTACAGCATCGCAAAGATCTGCAAAGAAATGGGTATTGTCACCATCGCCGGTGGACAGCATTTCAATGATGAAACTCTTCAGGAAGCACTCAATTCAGGGATCGATGTCGTAGTGCTTGGTGAAGGGGAAGTAACAATCAGTGAACTGCTTGCTGCTTTTGATTCCGGAAAGCCACTTGAAGAGGTGAAAGGGATAGCATTCCTTCAGGACGGAAAGATTGTCAACACTGGATACAGAGATCCTATCGTTGATTTTTCTTCTTTCCCGCTCCCTGATTTCTCTCTTGTTCACCATGCGAAAATCAGCCTTTACCCGGTAGAGCGGATCAGAGGGTGCGGTATGGAATGCGAGTTCTGTACTGTCAAGGGAAGACCCAGGCCGTCTCCTCCTGAAAGACTGATGAGCCAGATCTCAAGGCTTGCTGAGACCCGCAAAGCCAGGAAATTTTTCATTGTAGACGATCTTTTCGGGCAACAAAGGGAAGAGACGCTGCGATTCTGCCGCATGCTTGCTGACTACAAAGAAAGACTGGGGCTCAAGCTGGATTTTACAGCCCAGATACGACTCGATAAGGGACATGATTCCGAGTTGCTTACCGCTATGAGAAATGCTGGCATTAATACAGTTGCCATTGGCTTTGAGTCTCCGGTACGGGAGGATCTCGAGACGATGAACAAACATCTCCGCCAACAGGAGATGGTTTCTCTAGTCAAAGCTTACAGAAAGCATGGCTTTTTTATTCATGGTATGTTTATCTTCGGCTATCCGTCACTGGAAAAACCGCAGGGTAAAGATGAGATCCCCATGAAGGAACGTGTTAAAGTCTTCCGGGAATTTATAAAAAAAGCACGTCTGGACACCATCCAGGTTCTTCTTCCTGTTCCCCTTCCAGGCACTGAACTGCGTAAAAGATTACAGGAAAATAACAGGGTTTATGACAACAGTGTTGTCGGATGGGAGTATTACGACGGGAATTTTCCTCTTTTTGAACCTGATCCACCTTTTTCTCCTGTACAGCTTCAGAGTGCATCTCAGAAGATTACAGGCGGATTTTACCGCTTCAAAAACATCTTGTGGATAATTCTGAACATATTCTCATTTTCATCTATGATTTTCTTTCTGCACGATATCAAACTCGGATGGAAACTCTGGTATAGAAGATGGAGAAACTCGGTATTGCGATTTGGCGGATGGATCACTTTTAAGAATTGGACATCAGATTTCAAGAGGAATGTATTCAGCGATAAGATCAATTACGCAAGAGCATCACTCTGCTCACGGGGGAAATCTCCCAGAGCCGGGAAGCAGATGTCTTCTATGATCGATTCTGTCAAATGA